Proteins found in one Pelotomaculum isophthalicicum JI genomic segment:
- a CDS encoding FAD-binding oxidoreductase, which translates to MSHKKEPELTGRIVLPNDPQYDAARQEFNTFFNRFPLVIVFAQETQDVVNAVRWARFYDVPIRMRSGRHNYEGLSVVDAGIVIDISEMKRVEVDRKRGTATVQTGIRDFAFYEALGSEELVVPVGLCPTPGIAGLTLGGGASMLVRLYGLTIDSLLELEMVDAKGHLLHANADHHSDLFWASRGGGGGNFGICTVFRFRTHRIETVAYVEIGWDLRDLEPVLQTWQDYTTPGADERLTPVLTVASGLQPMFPAHQPQETFPLLMQGVFLGPAEELRHLLRPLLRAGTPQKVTIEEIPWLESVARVAATQPGSPLPFKSVVPFIHERLPGTAIAVIRRFIEAPPTSMAGVFFHGLGGAVARVPSQATAYFYRQARFNMSILASWNVPEGAALGIHWVEDFRRAMLPFTRGDYVNGPDLSIKDWPKAYYGSNFKRLTEVKAKYDPENVFNFPQSIPPACKDA; encoded by the coding sequence ATGTCCCACAAAAAGGAACCTGAACTAACTGGACGTATCGTTTTACCAAATGACCCGCAATACGACGCAGCGCGCCAGGAGTTCAACACCTTTTTCAACAGGTTCCCGCTGGTCATCGTCTTTGCCCAGGAGACGCAGGACGTAGTCAACGCCGTGCGCTGGGCGCGTTTTTATGACGTGCCGATCCGCATGCGCTCCGGCCGTCACAACTACGAGGGCTTATCGGTCGTCGACGCCGGTATCGTGATCGACATCAGCGAAATGAAGCGGGTGGAGGTGGATCGTAAGCGAGGCACCGCCACAGTGCAGACAGGCATACGGGACTTCGCGTTTTACGAGGCTCTTGGATCCGAAGAGTTGGTAGTACCGGTCGGTCTCTGCCCCACCCCGGGCATCGCCGGACTCACCCTGGGCGGTGGCGCAAGCATGCTAGTTCGGCTGTATGGTCTAACTATCGACAGTCTGCTTGAGCTGGAGATGGTCGACGCCAAGGGCCACTTGCTCCACGCCAATGCCGACCACCACTCCGATCTGTTCTGGGCCTCACGCGGGGGTGGCGGCGGCAACTTCGGCATCTGCACCGTCTTTCGTTTCCGCACGCACCGCATTGAGACTGTCGCTTACGTCGAAATCGGCTGGGATCTGCGGGACCTGGAGCCGGTGCTGCAAACCTGGCAGGACTATACCACCCCCGGTGCCGACGAGCGGCTCACCCCCGTCCTCACGGTAGCTTCGGGACTGCAGCCGATGTTTCCAGCCCACCAACCTCAGGAGACTTTCCCGCTGTTGATGCAAGGGGTCTTCCTGGGTCCCGCTGAAGAACTGCGCCACCTGCTGCGGCCTTTGCTCCGGGCGGGCACGCCACAGAAGGTGACCATTGAAGAGATACCCTGGCTCGAATCAGTTGCCCGGGTAGCTGCCACCCAGCCGGGTTCTCCTCTGCCTTTCAAAAGCGTGGTCCCCTTCATCCATGAACGGCTGCCCGGCACCGCCATCGCCGTGATCCGGCGCTTCATCGAAGCTCCACCCACCTCTATGGCCGGTGTCTTTTTCCACGGCCTGGGTGGGGCGGTGGCCAGAGTGCCGAGTCAGGCTACGGCCTACTTCTACCGCCAGGCCCGGTTTAATATGTCCATCCTTGCTTCCTGGAACGTGCCGGAAGGGGCGGCCCTTGGCATCCACTGGGTGGAGGACTTCCGCCGGGCGATGCTCCCCTTTACCCGGGGTGACTACGTCAATGGACCGGACCTATCGATCAAGGACTGGCCCAAGGCCTACTATGGTAGTAACTTTAAACGGCTAACCGAGGTTAAGGCCAAATACGACCCGGAGAACGTCTTCAATTTTCCACAGAGCATCCCTCCCGCCTGCAAAGATGCGTAA
- a CDS encoding NHLP leader peptide family RiPP precursor yields the protein MSKNKQTMTLGEEVKEKIKAVVQDTDFRKALVNNPKEALAQIGIQFPEEVDIKVVESAKSESKVTYLVLPVNPDELTNEPRISKHDCRGPSLPLVVCLYCPFH from the coding sequence TTGAGTAAAAACAAGCAAACTATGACTCTAGGGGAGGAGGTAAAGGAAAAAATCAAAGCGGTCGTACAAGACACAGACTTTAGGAAAGCACTAGTGAACAATCCAAAAGAAGCTCTTGCCCAAATAGGTATTCAATTCCCTGAGGAAGTCGACATTAAAGTCGTTGAATCGGCAAAATCAGAAAGTAAAGTAACATACCTGGTATTGCCAGTTAATCCTGACGAGTTAACCAATGAACCCAGGATTTCAAAGCACGATTGCCGTGGCCCCTCCCTTCCGCTCGTTGTTTGTCTTTATTGTCCCTTTCATTAA
- a CDS encoding radical SAM/SPASM domain-containing protein: MIPSRYNFIWPTDDSEKVMIFNSLTTSLAEVEKTYIDLLNVQQFDYDALPKDKKQFIDELMLGGFVLEHAADELKILKFAYNSNKYDRIGLGFTIAPTLRCNFDCTYCYEQSGISQDKRNGQNAFMPENVQQKLLKLIEKAAKTVRFVSVTWYGGEPLLGKDIIFDLSQKILAITKENKIGYFADMVTNGYLLTGDQDIVQKLKGSRIGTFQITLDGPPDVHNNRRMLKGNSGPTFDRILEGIHLLTANDLKVNLRINVDRYNSDEALKLLDILEDNNLKDISINLGHVSAITAGCKSIYEILRQRGFKTGQTPYYPRIALACGAVRMNTFVLDPDGDMYKCWSEIGDKPARIGNIVDFQQLAKDERMHEIRWLTWESFEYADCVKCKMLPICMGGCGYRAMFVNKDRPDCVEWKYSLEHYVRARYRREIENNNKI, from the coding sequence ATGATACCGTCCAGGTACAACTTTATCTGGCCCACTGATGACTCTGAGAAGGTAATGATCTTTAATAGTCTTACAACTTCTTTGGCCGAGGTAGAGAAGACCTATATAGACTTACTGAACGTTCAGCAATTTGATTATGATGCCCTGCCTAAAGATAAAAAGCAGTTTATCGACGAGTTAATGCTGGGAGGATTCGTCTTAGAACACGCAGCCGATGAACTAAAAATACTAAAGTTTGCATATAACAGCAATAAATACGACAGGATTGGGCTGGGATTTACCATCGCTCCCACCCTAAGGTGCAACTTTGATTGCACCTATTGCTATGAACAGTCTGGAATAAGCCAGGACAAGCGAAACGGGCAAAATGCTTTCATGCCTGAAAATGTACAGCAAAAGTTGCTGAAGCTTATTGAAAAGGCTGCTAAGACAGTAAGGTTCGTATCCGTCACCTGGTACGGTGGAGAGCCGCTTTTGGGCAAAGATATTATCTTCGATTTATCTCAAAAAATACTCGCTATTACTAAGGAGAACAAGATAGGCTATTTTGCCGATATGGTTACCAACGGTTACCTGCTGACCGGCGATCAGGATATAGTGCAAAAGCTGAAAGGCAGTCGAATTGGGACTTTTCAAATTACTCTTGACGGGCCGCCTGATGTACATAACAACCGCAGGATGCTTAAAGGCAATAGCGGCCCAACATTCGACCGAATCCTGGAAGGCATCCATCTCTTGACTGCCAATGATTTAAAAGTTAACCTTCGCATCAATGTAGACCGTTACAACTCGGACGAGGCGTTAAAACTTTTAGATATACTGGAGGACAACAATCTTAAAGACATCTCCATCAACTTAGGCCATGTTAGCGCAATCACAGCAGGATGCAAGTCTATTTACGAAATCTTAAGGCAAAGAGGCTTCAAAACAGGCCAGACGCCCTATTACCCCCGTATTGCCCTTGCCTGTGGCGCTGTACGGATGAACACCTTTGTGCTCGATCCGGACGGCGACATGTACAAGTGCTGGTCAGAAATCGGCGATAAGCCCGCCCGCATCGGTAATATTGTAGACTTCCAGCAACTAGCCAAAGATGAACGCATGCACGAAATACGCTGGTTGACCTGGGAGTCTTTCGAGTATGCCGACTGCGTGAAATGCAAGATGCTGCCCATTTGCATGGGAGGCTGTGGCTATCGGGCCATGTTCGTCAACAAAGACAGGCCCGATTGTGTGGAATGGAAATACAGCCTGGAACATTACGTCAGGGCGCGCTACCGCAGAGAGATAGAAAATAATAATAAAATTTAA
- a CDS encoding rolling circle replication-associated protein → MSFSNARIYDLDGDFEAKFFDAGWSTSELKEKTKITERRRKLSAKGESPDYEKNSQKNVTKARGNVRRRIKKYKLIRKWELTFADNIQEVKEADYYFRNFMKRINRRFPGFKYVATREFQDKNGRGAVHYHIAVNMFIPKKELDEIWGQGFTWVRAYIKDEKAGRKNIYNYLTKYLTKYSNDERLKGYHLYLCSQGLNVLFTDMHNLKARKPFYNTFFRITKTQGKNSLNIMRILA, encoded by the coding sequence ATGTCCTTTTCTAATGCCCGTATATATGATTTGGATGGGGACTTTGAAGCAAAGTTTTTTGATGCAGGTTGGTCAACCAGCGAGCTAAAAGAAAAAACTAAGATTACGGAAAGAAGAAGAAAATTATCAGCAAAAGGTGAATCACCTGATTATGAAAAGAACAGTCAAAAAAATGTTACTAAAGCAAGGGGAAATGTCAGGCGCAGAATAAAGAAATATAAGCTGATTCGCAAGTGGGAATTAACTTTTGCTGATAATATCCAGGAAGTCAAAGAAGCCGATTATTACTTTCGTAACTTTATGAAACGAATAAACAGGAGATTTCCGGGGTTCAAATATGTTGCCACCAGAGAATTCCAAGATAAAAACGGTAGGGGAGCCGTTCATTATCATATTGCCGTAAATATGTTCATCCCTAAAAAAGAACTGGACGAAATATGGGGGCAGGGTTTTACCTGGGTGAGAGCCTATATAAAAGACGAAAAAGCAGGCCGGAAAAACATTTATAACTATCTTACCAAGTACCTTACAAAATACAGCAACGACGAAAGATTAAAAGGGTATCACCTGTATCTGTGTTCCCAAGGATTGAATGTCCTTTTTACCGATATGCACAATTTGAAAGCGCGGAAGCCTTTTTACAATACCTTTTTCAGAATTACAAAAACGCAGGGGAAAAATTCATTAAATATTATGAGGATACTGGCTTAA
- a CDS encoding 5'-deoxyadenosine deaminase, with product MSSILIKDALIVTMNPNRDIFRGNILVEDDTIKAIEKDIQRIVQIFDLNTSKVIESRGQIVIPGFIQSHVHLCQTLFRGQADDLELLDWLKKRIWPLEGAHDHDSLYYSALLGIGELFRNGTTAIIDMGTVNYTESNFQAIITSGIRAISGKCMMDSSDIVPDSLIESTGESLQKSVDLLEKWHGSDNGRLHYAFAPRFAISCSEELLIQVRDLAQKYNVKIHTHASENTTEITLIQQERKMRNIVYYDHLGITGKNLIMAHCIWLDDKEMEILRQRGVRVVHCPVSNLKLGSGIARIPEMLSKNIHVSLGSDGAPCNNNLDMFTEMRIAALIQKPLYGPTAMSAKQTFELATLGGAKTMGLEKEIGSLEVGKKADLTMIDLNKIHCSPSDNVDIYSQLVYQARSSDVTLTMVNGRVVYEKGNLTTIDEDDTIKQANIATKRVNSRIGLS from the coding sequence ATGTCATCTATCCTAATAAAGGATGCTTTGATAGTAACAATGAACCCAAACAGGGATATTTTTCGAGGTAATATATTAGTTGAAGATGATACAATTAAAGCCATTGAAAAAGATATCCAGCGTATTGTGCAAATATTTGATCTAAATACATCAAAAGTTATTGAATCAAGGGGACAGATAGTAATCCCAGGATTCATACAATCGCATGTTCATCTATGTCAAACTCTATTCAGGGGCCAGGCTGATGACCTTGAGTTATTAGACTGGTTAAAAAAACGTATATGGCCTTTGGAAGGAGCCCACGACCATGATTCTTTATATTATTCAGCATTATTAGGAATTGGGGAATTGTTCCGAAATGGAACCACTGCAATTATTGACATGGGAACGGTGAATTACACTGAATCAAATTTTCAAGCAATTATTACGTCTGGAATCAGGGCAATAAGCGGCAAATGTATGATGGATAGTAGCGATATAGTACCGGATAGTTTAATTGAAAGTACAGGGGAGTCTCTTCAGAAAAGTGTGGATCTGTTAGAAAAATGGCATGGTAGTGATAATGGCCGCTTGCATTATGCGTTTGCGCCCCGCTTCGCTATTTCATGTAGCGAAGAATTATTAATACAAGTAAGGGATTTGGCTCAAAAATATAATGTCAAAATCCATACTCATGCTTCAGAGAATACAACAGAAATAACTCTTATACAGCAGGAAAGAAAGATGCGAAATATTGTTTACTACGATCATCTGGGAATAACCGGTAAAAATTTAATTATGGCTCACTGTATCTGGTTGGACGATAAAGAAATGGAGATATTGCGCCAACGTGGAGTGAGGGTAGTTCATTGTCCTGTCAGCAACCTAAAGCTTGGCTCTGGCATTGCCAGAATTCCGGAAATGTTATCTAAAAATATTCATGTTTCTTTGGGCTCTGACGGTGCCCCTTGTAACAATAATCTTGACATGTTCACTGAAATGCGTATTGCCGCATTGATACAGAAGCCATTATATGGACCTACAGCCATGTCCGCAAAGCAAACATTTGAACTAGCAACTTTGGGAGGAGCCAAAACCATGGGACTGGAAAAGGAAATAGGTTCATTGGAAGTAGGCAAAAAAGCTGATTTAACTATGATTGATCTTAACAAGATTCATTGCAGTCCTAGTGATAATGTTGATATTTATTCTCAGTTAGTTTACCAGGCAAGAAGTAGTGATGTAACCCTTACCATGGTGAATGGGCGGGTGGTTTATGAAAAAGGTAACCTAACTACTATTGATGAGGATGACACAATTAAACAAGCAAATATTGCCACAAAGCGAGTTAATAGTAGGATTGGGTTATCATAG
- a CDS encoding methylated-DNA--[protein]-cysteine S-methyltransferase, which produces MKIVTIHTKHGWLAAGWSIEGLRGLVLPQKSYEKALEKLAVRLQAESLTMHIFEQLRSDEKKLIQDIERYFRGEVVSFTAKIDWAGYTPFQQRVLSVVQQIKYGKVSSYKQVAIKAGFPKAARAVGGVMRSNRTPLVIPCHRVLASDGSLGGFSDGLELKKDLLKLEMIPAF; this is translated from the coding sequence ATGAAGATTGTCACCATTCATACCAAACATGGTTGGCTGGCTGCCGGATGGTCCATTGAAGGGTTAAGGGGATTAGTCTTGCCTCAGAAAAGTTATGAAAAAGCTTTGGAGAAATTGGCGGTTAGATTGCAGGCTGAATCTTTGACAATGCATATATTTGAACAGTTAAGAAGTGATGAAAAGAAACTTATCCAAGATATTGAAAGATACTTTAGAGGTGAAGTTGTCAGTTTTACAGCTAAGATAGACTGGGCTGGTTATACCCCTTTTCAACAACGCGTTCTATCGGTAGTACAGCAAATAAAGTATGGTAAGGTCAGTTCTTATAAACAAGTTGCCATAAAAGCTGGTTTTCCTAAGGCAGCCCGGGCTGTGGGAGGAGTTATGCGTTCAAACCGCACACCCTTAGTTATCCCGTGTCACCGTGTTCTCGCCTCTGATGGTTCCTTGGGCGGTTTTAGCGATGGACTAGAATTAAAAAAAGATTTATTAAAGTTAGAAATGATACCTGCATTTTGA
- the groL gene encoding chaperonin GroEL (60 kDa chaperone family; promotes refolding of misfolded polypeptides especially under stressful conditions; forms two stacked rings of heptamers to form a barrel-shaped 14mer; ends can be capped by GroES; misfolded proteins enter the barrel where they are refolded when GroES binds) produces MAGKEIIFREDARRALEKGVNALAEAVKVTLGPKGRNVVLEKKFGSPMITNDGVTIAREIELADPFENMGAQLVKEVATKTNDVAGDGTTTACVLAQAIVREGLKNVAAGANPMIIKRGIEKAVEKAIEVIKEQAKPIESKSAITQVATISANDEVIGSLIADAMEKVGKDGVITVEESKGTTTNLEVVEGMNFDRGYTSAYMVTDTDKMEANLNDPYILITDKKISAIGDLLPVLEKIVQTGKPLLVIAEDVEGEALATLVLNKLRGTFQCVAVKAPGFGDRRKAMLEDIAILTGGSVITEDLGLKLDSVTIEQLGRASKVRVKKEETIIVGGAGDTDNITKRVAQIKNQIEDTTSDFDREKLQERLAKLAGGVAVIQVGAATETEMKEKKLRIDDALNATRAAVEEGIVPGGGVVFINAVKGMESLTSDNLDEKTGIDIVRRSLEEPLRQISNNAGLEGSVIVEKVKNSEPGVGFNALVGEFVNMIDSGIVDPAKVTRSALQNAASIAAMILTTETLVAEKVDKDNAMAAAAAMGGMGGMGGMGGMM; encoded by the coding sequence ATGGCAGGCAAAGAGATTATTTTCCGGGAAGATGCCAGGCGCGCTCTGGAAAAGGGTGTTAACGCCCTGGCTGAAGCCGTCAAGGTTACTTTAGGTCCCAAAGGACGGAACGTCGTATTGGAGAAAAAATTTGGTTCTCCGATGATTACAAACGACGGAGTTACTATTGCCAGAGAGATAGAGCTGGCTGATCCATTTGAAAATATGGGCGCTCAATTGGTAAAGGAAGTTGCCACCAAGACTAACGACGTCGCTGGTGACGGTACTACAACCGCTTGCGTGCTGGCTCAAGCCATCGTACGGGAAGGCTTAAAGAACGTGGCTGCCGGCGCTAACCCGATGATTATTAAACGCGGTATTGAAAAAGCTGTTGAAAAAGCGATAGAAGTAATTAAAGAACAGGCAAAGCCAATTGAAAGCAAATCAGCAATCACCCAAGTTGCCACAATCTCAGCCAACGATGAAGTAATCGGCAGCTTGATTGCCGACGCCATGGAAAAAGTTGGCAAAGACGGTGTTATTACCGTTGAAGAATCAAAAGGGACTACAACCAACCTGGAAGTTGTGGAAGGCATGAACTTTGACAGGGGTTATACTTCCGCGTATATGGTTACTGATACAGACAAGATGGAAGCTAATTTAAATGATCCCTACATACTGATCACTGACAAAAAAATCTCGGCTATTGGGGATCTCCTGCCGGTTCTGGAAAAAATCGTACAAACCGGCAAACCGCTCTTAGTTATTGCTGAGGATGTGGAAGGGGAAGCGTTAGCCACCCTGGTGCTGAACAAACTGCGCGGCACCTTCCAGTGTGTTGCGGTGAAAGCTCCTGGTTTTGGTGACAGGCGCAAGGCAATGTTGGAGGATATTGCTATCCTCACCGGTGGTAGTGTGATTACAGAAGATCTTGGCTTGAAGCTTGATAGCGTTACGATTGAACAACTTGGACGGGCTAGCAAAGTCCGCGTCAAGAAAGAAGAAACAATTATCGTTGGTGGGGCAGGCGATACTGATAATATTACCAAACGGGTTGCCCAAATTAAAAACCAGATAGAAGATACCACTTCTGATTTCGATAGAGAAAAGCTGCAGGAGCGTTTGGCCAAACTAGCTGGCGGTGTAGCGGTAATCCAGGTCGGCGCGGCTACCGAAACCGAGATGAAAGAGAAAAAGCTCCGTATCGACGACGCATTAAACGCAACCAGAGCGGCAGTCGAGGAAGGAATTGTGCCCGGCGGTGGTGTAGTATTTATTAATGCAGTTAAAGGTATGGAAAGCCTTACATCCGATAACCTTGACGAGAAGACAGGAATAGATATCGTCCGCAGGTCACTGGAAGAGCCTCTCCGTCAAATCTCTAACAACGCCGGTCTCGAAGGCTCTGTCATTGTCGAAAAAGTAAAGAACTCTGAACCAGGTGTAGGCTTTAATGCCCTGGTTGGCGAGTTTGTTAATATGATCGACTCAGGTATTGTTGACCCTGCTAAAGTAACCCGGTCGGCTCTGCAAAACGCAGCGAGCATCGCGGCCATGATTTTAACTACCGAGACTCTGGTCGCTGAAAAAGTTGATAAGGATAACGCCATGGCGGCAGCGGCAGCTATGGGTGGCATGGGCGGCATGGGTGGCATGGGCGGCATGATGTAA
- the groES gene encoding co-chaperone GroES — protein sequence MIRPLGDRIVVKPMPSEEKTKSGIVLPDTAKEKPQEGEVVAVGNGRLLETGQRVPIDLKPGDKILFSKYAGNEVKIDDVEYLIMREADILGVIEK from the coding sequence GTGATTAGACCTTTAGGCGACCGGATCGTTGTAAAACCGATGCCGAGTGAAGAAAAAACCAAAAGTGGTATTGTTTTACCTGATACCGCCAAAGAAAAGCCACAGGAGGGCGAAGTTGTGGCAGTTGGCAACGGCAGATTGTTGGAAACCGGCCAGCGTGTGCCTATTGATTTAAAACCGGGAGATAAAATCCTTTTCTCCAAATACGCCGGAAACGAAGTTAAAATTGATGATGTGGAATACTTGATTATGCGTGAAGCCGATATTCTCGGCGTAATCGAGAAATAG
- a CDS encoding MogA/MoaB family molybdenum cofactor biosynthesis protein, translating to MYKIAVITVSDKGSRGERKDESGPAICEMIGGLGEVVSSHVVPDEPEILQELMISLSDMEKVDLILTTGGTGLSPRDSTPEATLAVIEREVPGLAEAMRMESLKKTNRAMLTRAVAGVRRSTLIINLPGSVKAVRECLGVIMPVLPHGLEILSGRASDCGENNSEQN from the coding sequence CTGTATAAAATAGCTGTCATTACCGTAAGCGACAAAGGCTCGCGCGGAGAACGCAAGGATGAGAGCGGCCCGGCAATTTGCGAAATGATTGGAGGCCTGGGCGAGGTTGTAAGTTCCCACGTGGTTCCTGATGAGCCTGAGATACTTCAAGAATTGATGATTAGCTTGTCTGATATGGAAAAAGTAGATTTAATTTTAACCACTGGCGGGACAGGTTTGAGCCCTCGTGACAGCACGCCGGAAGCTACCTTGGCGGTTATAGAGCGTGAAGTGCCTGGACTGGCCGAAGCCATGAGAATGGAAAGCTTAAAAAAGACCAACAGGGCTATGCTTACCAGGGCTGTAGCGGGAGTGCGCCGGAGCACCTTGATTATCAACCTTCCTGGCAGCGTTAAAGCTGTCCGGGAGTGCCTGGGGGTAATCATGCCCGTTTTGCCGCATGGACTTGAAATTTTATCCGGCAGGGCCAGTGATTGTGGCGAAAATAATAGTGAGCAAAATTAA
- the moaC gene encoding cyclic pyranopterin monophosphate synthase MoaC has protein sequence MNNFTHLDDQGQARMVEVGGKEITRRLAVARGEIVMRPETLDMIISGKVTKGEVFGVARVAGIMAAKQTSSLIPLCHPLNLTGIDVQFRPDQDNNKIEIEASVRITGQTGVEMEALTAVSVAALTIYDMCKAVDRAMTIGAIRLIHKSGGKSGVFEREPIKENQ, from the coding sequence TTGAATAATTTTACTCACTTAGATGATCAAGGACAAGCAAGGATGGTTGAAGTCGGCGGCAAGGAAATTACTCGCAGGCTGGCAGTGGCCCGTGGTGAGATAGTCATGCGTCCAGAGACGCTAGACATGATCATCTCTGGTAAAGTGACCAAGGGAGAGGTTTTTGGCGTTGCCAGAGTAGCAGGAATTATGGCTGCCAAGCAGACATCAAGCCTGATTCCTCTATGTCACCCGTTGAATCTTACTGGAATTGACGTCCAATTCCGTCCCGACCAGGATAATAATAAGATAGAAATAGAAGCCAGTGTGCGAATCACCGGTCAAACCGGCGTGGAGATGGAAGCGCTTACAGCTGTATCAGTCGCCGCTTTAACAATCTACGATATGTGCAAAGCGGTTGACCGTGCGATGACAATTGGCGCAATCAGGTTGATTCATAAAAGCGGTGGTAAAAGCGGTGTTTTTGAGCGGGAGCCTATTAAAGAAAACCAGTAA